In Citrus sinensis cultivar Valencia sweet orange chromosome 3, DVS_A1.0, whole genome shotgun sequence, the sequence ctctaaaaaaaaagaaaaaaaagtgcacCGATTCCCGAAACAAAACTTGAAAGCATCGTGATTATCACCATTATCACAACTATATCACGTAATATTATGTTCGTCATCATCAGTCATACCGAAAAATCCTCAATGGTTGCGTTTCCACGTCAGCTTGCGGGTACGTGCCCCGTTACCCGCAGCGATTCGGGTCTGGACCTGCTCAAACTCCGAGAAACGGCAAGGGATCGTAATACCACCCTGTTGATTAAACCCGTACTCCTCCTCAGCATCCCTCAAAAGCTTACCAAACAAAGGGTGATTAAAGTAAATAACCGGCACCAAAACTCTGTGAAAGTCGCCATCTTTTTGGCCCACGTAAACGGCCAGGTGACCTTTGGGAACAGAAACCGGCTTCTCTCTGATCGGATCCTGATCCATCGGTACGTAACCCGACGCGGGCTTCGCAAGGCAGAGAGATTTGGCACCGTTCGTCAACCGACGGCCCCAGCTGATGAGCTTCGAGATTGGCTTGCTCTTGCACTCGCATGACATGTCTGGCGCACCTAAACGTTGGTATCCGGATCCTCCCCGTGTCTTACGGATGATCCATCGGGTCACCCGAACCAAGCGCTTCCCGATCTTGAATCCTCTAATCTTTCTCATTGTTCAACCTTTTCCCTGTTTGAGAGGGAGTTGGTTCCGAGTGCGGTGAGTAAAACGGGAATGAACTTAAAAGGAATTTTGTTACAGTGAGGTGAGGTTCAGGAGAAGGGCCAAGGGTCGGCAATGGACATGGCGAGGCGAGAAAGAGTGAGGCATATTTCAGAAAGAGAGGTTGGTATATTGGACATGTCGATTGAGGGTATCATACGACAGAGTTTTCATTCGAGACCTCGACCAAGATTTCCAATTTCATCTCCCAAGAATCAAAACCCAGCCCTGCCTGCCTCTTCTCAAAGTTTATGCGTATTCTCGGTCGTGGCGTGGCGTGGCGTGGCGTGGCGCGGCGGTGAGTGGAGAATTGGATTCTTGGGTTGGTggcttcttttttctctttttcttttgtgggTGGGTGTTTGTTTCGTATTTATGTAAAGCTAAAGCTCAGCGTATGGTCAAAAGATAGGTCAGTGTGTGCATATTTGATATGGTCGCACGCGATTGTGTGAAGAATGAAGAGGAGTTATATCCGTGTGAAAGAGAGAATTTTGGAGTGAGTCAAAAGTCATATTAAAGAAGGGTCAGCTAATAAAAGTAATTGCGGCTTAGATTGACACGAAAGCTCGCATATTTATAGTGAGATCGACCGTCTGATTCATTTTACACCGTacgattgatttttttttttaaagaaataccT encodes:
- the LOC102615286 gene encoding auxin-responsive protein SAUR36, whose amino-acid sequence is MRKIRGFKIGKRLVRVTRWIIRKTRGGSGYQRLGAPDMSCECKSKPISKLISWGRRLTNGAKSLCLAKPASGYVPMDQDPIREKPVSVPKGHLAVYVGQKDGDFHRVLVPVIYFNHPLFGKLLRDAEEEYGFNQQGGITIPCRFSEFEQVQTRIAAGNGARTRKLTWKRNH